The Castor canadensis chromosome 12, mCasCan1.hap1v2, whole genome shotgun sequence genome contains the following window.
GCAATCTCTCCACCTGGTGTGTGACGTGGTTAAGAATAAGGCCATGTTATTGTTGCAGTATGATGATGGAGTGTGTCTCAGGTAACATGGAAGTTGACCAAAGCACTTGTCAAACAAGAAGTATCAAGATCAAACAGGAGAGAAACAAGGACTGAGGGTAACCTCTAGTACCCAGGTTcaagagatgaaagaaagaatataaaatcaTTCCAGTATACTGTATGTGGGGAACTTGCTTTTACTttagattttattgttttcaaagaTTGTGTCTGTAAAATAGGATCCTATGTaggttagatttttttctaaggGTAAATTTGGACTTACTATTGACTAACAGAAGCTGGATCATGTGGCATCCATTGTGTGTGCTCAAGTTCTGTGAACCTGAACAAATGCATTGGACTACAGTGGTTTTGTATGGGTTCAGCCATTGTTTCCTGCACTTAAGTCCGTGCTCACATTTATGCTGCTGGCCGCAGTCTATGCCTGGGACATTTTAACCTAAATAGTGTCATATGGTTTCCAATACTTTCTTGACCTCGCTGTTTCAAGTTTCACATTAACCTTGTTTAGTTGCCATCAGCACttgttccctgcccccacccacaaCATACACATTTATGGGCTTTAAAGGCCAACTTGGGTTAGTCACCAGGTTTACAATAAGTTACTTTTTCAATCTCCTATCAGTGtttactactttaaaattttttgaatcaTTTGAAGATTCAACATGGCaactaaaactaaagaaaatttcACTGGCTTTCCCAAACCTCCAAACCAACAATAGACAACTTTTTCTGTTCTTCACTCAATAAACACAATCAAACCTAATATAAATAATGAGGTAAACTTTATGACAGTCTCTCCTCCTTCATTGTGGAGCCAATTTGGGTCCTTACAAGCCAAGCAAGGCAAATGTGATCTACTGGTCAATATACTTTAAAACATGACTCTACTGTAGGATCCATCTTTATGACTAGTTGAATACAAAATTCAAAGTCACAATGGTTTTCTGTAGTAGGATATATGCCACAATATTCTCAGTTGTGTATCTCTACACCTTTTAAGGATTTTCTACCATATAACCTTGTATGGTACCATCCCCATCTGGAAAATTGAGGCCACAGAAGTTGTGTGACTTGGTTAAGACCATCCAATTGTGGAGGCCACTTGTGTCTTCCTCTTCAGCCCCACTTTCTGGTACTGTCTCCTAAGATATATTTCAGCTCTCTGAATAGGTTTCCAAATAAGGGTTAATCAAAACCTGGAGATTTGTGAGACCTTAATGATGATTTAAATCATAGAGCCTTCCATAGATAAAAGAGAGATCCAGAGAGTTTTGGTAATTCTCTCAGGAGCTTTCACTTACAGGCCCCGAAGTCACTGAGTGTGATCTGTAGTATGATTCTGCTATGGCACACTCCAGCTGCAGGCACAGCGGTGTCAAGCTGCTTTCAGTTACTCTTTCCATAATACCCAGTTTACCATTAGGTCTAAATCTTCCTGTGTTTATGTGTTTCACTGCTTCTagatcacaaatcaataaatcaaCACCGCATTTTGGCTCCAGAGTTACCACATactctttgatttttaaagaatataagtaATGTAACATGGTCATTTTCAGTGTTGAAGCTCTGcagtattaaaaaatagaaatagtcaCAATCTCCCTGTAATTTCCTGGgtctttaaaaaggtaaaaataatcaCTATTATTTTCCTGGAGCTTCCCGAGTTTCTCTCAAGAGAGAGTCTTAGGAGAATGCTAGTAATCAAATTTATACCTGTTCATGCTTTGATTAAAATCCAATAGCATGCACAGATgccaatatttatattttaatgctttCCCTTTTTTGACTTTAATAATTTCCAGGACAGTACAGAGTTGAGATAAAGCAAAAATGCATGCTCAGTATAGACATATAGAGGGGTTTCCATAGTGGTAGAAAAATTGGTGCCATATTTCCCTGCCATCCtacttattctttcttcattcctccTTAAGCTCATTCTCGGTCCTTCCACCATAATACATCTTAAGAGAAGACAGCAATGCTTATGATCAAGGCATCAGAGGCCAAAGTTGTTCTGAGAGTACATATAGTTTCACTTTTAAAGATCACTTTAAAAAGCTGAGTAATAGATACGGACTGCATACTTGACTAACGAGAACCTGTCCTCCACGATTGGCTGTATGTCCTCCATTAACGACCATCAAGTAGCTACTTAGTTTTTAAAGATATGCATCCTTtttatgttcatatttttatgttatttattaatttctttgattCAAAGTAAGGCCTATGAAGGTAGTAGAATTTAATTTTCCAAGAAAGATAATTTCCATATTGTTCTGAAGTATGATATCATATATTGCCCCAAGACTTGTGTAAGGTGCAGTATTTGACATGTGAATATCATCAGTAATGGGATGGTTTATTTCAGTTCTATTGCATAATTGCCTTCATataccatttatatttattttaagagaGGGTTCCAAAAGGTCAAACCAAGACAATGACTCCTGAATTGCAATAGCACAGTTTGATACAATACCattacatttaaaacatttacatGTATAGTTGCAAATCTACTTATTTTAAGCATAAATTTATATCATCTTTTTACAGACAAAAATATGTGTTTTAGAACCATTATGCACATCTGTCTGTTCAGTAGCAAACTTATAGTAAATTATACTTTATAGCAAGCTTACAATAAATTATACACTATACAGAATAAATTTTTTGAAGgctaaaaaggaaaaagtcataatgtatctttaaaatataaCGTTAAttcattatttccaaataaaaagccAATAGCCATTGTattaaatttacttatttcaaGCTTACATTCACTTGATAGtcacataaatttatttataaatgtagcAATGAAAgtgaatttttgacaaagtttgaAAAGTTGTTGACATACGTATCAGACCAGCTACCAACTTGATGTTCTGAACGTGCAGGGAAAAAAGCAGAATTATCCAAAAAACACATAATATCGGTAAAGtctgaaaataaaacattgaCTTTATTCTAATGCCTTATCCACAGGTATTGCCTCCAAAGGCTAATATATGTAGTGTTTGAAAATGTTTggaatgttgtattttcattgagcatgaatttttgaaaatcagAGTCACTGAGTGAAGGTGGATGAATTCAGTGCCTTCTGCATGATCCACGATACCATCACATAGTAGGTCTTTTCCCTTTCTTGGAAACTGGAGAAAATGTATGCAAAAATgtgcaaaaatgaataaagatcTTGAGATTGTTGTTTcaatccttttgatttttttggactTTAAGATGTCATCATGCTAATATTTAGCACatttatttatagatttaatGATTAATTTTTATAGCTCTAGTTTCAGAATATATGAGAAACAGtgggttaaataaaatgcattgctcattcatttaaatattttacctaATTTTAGTATTTTGGACAGAGTAAACTTTTCCTTCCTGGTTCTTTCTATCACtataaatgaactgaaaagaaatttttacaattaatattccTTTTCATTGGATTTAAATATGGTTATTTGGACAATTGTTAACCATGAATATTGTAAAAATGAATGTCTGTAAAGAGATTATGCTCCCTGTTTTATGGATTATGCCATTCATTGTGCACATAATAGAGAAATGTGTCTCAAGAAGTTGAAGTAAAAACTTAACGATGATGGAGTGGATAGAAATCATAATTTGGGTAGTGTGCTGGGAAGCACATTGTATATGAAATGCCATGCTTGCCAGGAACTGTGGTCCCCATCAGTTAACTACTTTCACATGCAAATGTTTTAATCTCtgtttttttgactttttttcttaacttttcccTGGCTTTTTTCTCAATCTTCTTGGTTCTTACTGGTTGATTCTGAGCAAATTAATGAATAAAgggattctctttttatttaggtATACAAGATGTTCAGTAAAGGTTTTGAATGCAATATCATATTCATCATCAATTTTTTAACAAAGCTCTGAAAATATAGGACATTATTATAACATGCAAAATTAATTACACATTTAAGAAATTACCCTAGAAATTTATGTTTTGTAATAAAGGAGATACATTATTTGATGCTTTGAGATAATTCCAAGCAAAACCTATGAAAAGGAATTCTAgagtcaggaacacaacttttatACTTAACGCTGAAAATTGAGTTAACCCTTTGTTTATGAATTGTAAATAAGAAATGTTTTGGGGAAAGTGCTTTCACTTCTGCAATTCAGAATGGCTTCCTCTATTGGAAAAAATGCCCAGGTAATTCTTCATCTCATCAGTTTGGTCTGATTTTGTTGATACAGGTCCAGCGGTTTCTAGAATGTGTGACTGGtgtggaaatatttaaaattttagaatggTTACAACccattacatatgtatatatactaatACATACAGTTTTTAACTCCAGAAAAGGAGCAAAACAACACTTAATGACTGACCTCATGAAAGCTATGCATACATCAAGTGTTAAAATTCATTGCTTCTTCTCTTTAGgacttatttttactttctgcCGCACATTAAAATTCAAGATATACTTTTCATGGTGGTGATTTGTCCAGTTCCTGAAACTAGCTGATGTGAGAAAGTGCCATTGAGTAGATCCCTTACCACTGTATCTTCCCATTTACAGACTATCCAAACCTGACTGGGGTTTTACTATGAGGAGGTACTTTGGGAACTGGTattaataaatattgaatgaaataCATTTTAGTTTAGCAATTTGTCTCTCACTGATCATAATTGCTGCAGGGTAGCTAGCTACCTCTCTTTTCTTGTGGCTCACTTTCACTCCCAATACTGATTTAGATAGTAAGTAAGGCAAGACATTACATCTTTTACCATGTGGCAAAACTTTCTATTCTTCAGCTGAAGACAAAAACCTGTTCTTCCTATCCAGTTTTGTGTAATGCCCTTCTTGATTTATTGTTGTAAGTTCTCCTGATGATCTTTCTGGGTTCCACATACCCTTATTTTAAGCCTGTGGTAGTGACTGGTATGCTCAGAGCCCAGTGTTCTTTTTCCAAAATGGTCTCTATTGTCCTagcagttcacacacacacacacacacacacacacacacacacacacacacacaaatcgcCACTATGcagtatttttgtgtttcttttgtttatgaTCAGAATAATATAGGTCTTTACTAAAAGAGACAGATTGTGGGGCTgggatagagtgcttgcccagcacatGCAAGGATTTGGGttacatccccagcaccacacacaaaaaacaaaccaaaacaaagcctGATTGCACATTCAGCAAGTGCTATACTTCACATCATGAAAGAAGGGGTTAATCAAGAAAAATCAGCTGGCTAACTCAGTGCACTGCTCATTGGAGCAGCTGTGACTTAGTCTCTAGGCCAACATTAGACAGGCTCACGTACTAGCCAACAAGTGTGATCAAGACCATCCAATCTCCTTTTTTTCAGGCTCTTTCATTTGCACTTCCTGCTTTCACAATAAAGACAATGCTGTTTGGTCATGTGTTCTTAAATTGGGGCTTTACTAATTTTTATAGACCTAACAAAACTATGCAGCATAGAAATCAAAATGACTATGGATGAGAAATAATGTTACTTTCATAGCTGCTTCCTTCTTGCCTGGCGTGTGTTTTATCTAAttgcatgtgatttttttcctgaatttctcCTCTAGCACTTACTTTTACTGTCTACGGGATTTTTGTTCTCCTGAATGTTGGTTATGTTTTAATGTGTGTTTTATATGCTGCAATCCATCTTTACAAGATTACCCTACTATAGTGCTGTTTGGGAAAGCAGTATTTTGTTTAGATGGGTCACTGTAAATTATCCTCAGTCCCAGACCCTTCTGGACTGGAATCGATGTCAAGGAGGGCCTCTTTATTGGTGAAAGTTGAGCTGAGAGCTATGCTCTGTTGTGGCTTCACAGGTGCAAGTTCATCtaacttaatattttcatttctgacaAGAATTGTGTTATCCATGTTTTCTTCACTGTGCCTTGCGACAACAGCATCAAATGTATCTAATTTTGGTGGCAAGGTTCCACTTTTAAATAGATACTCAGGTAAGAGACACAAATGTTGGTTAGGAATGAGGTAACCATGGAGAATGTTTTAAATGGAAATCTCTGGTTATATATACCACTCTTATCAGAGTAATAACCTGGGTAGAAGATCAAGGGCTGCAGGTACAGGTATGGCTCTCTGCCAGTTATCCTCAGGAAAAGCCCAGAAATGTAGCCTGCCACAGCCCCATACGTGTTGGTCCCCTTGATGAAGAGGACACAGAGCAGCTGTGGGAAAATGATGATGTAGACGAGGTCAGAGCTGCGGTACCAAAGCCCATACACGGTCTTCGTCAGCAAGGCCATGGCTGTGGCAGAAGCTCCAAACACAAACACTGTAACTCT
Protein-coding sequences here:
- the LOC109679332 gene encoding LOW QUALITY PROTEIN: high affinity choline transporter 1-like (The sequence of the model RefSeq protein was modified relative to this genomic sequence to represent the inferred CDS: inserted 1 base in 1 codon), translated to MQILGGIPWQAYFQRVLSSSSATYAQVLSFLAAFGCLVIAVPSVLIRAIGASTDWNQTGYGFPDPKDNEEADMILPVVLQHLCPVYISFFGLGAVSAAVMSSADSSILSASSIFARNIYQLSFRQNASDKEILWVMRVTVFVFGASATAMALLTKTVYGLWYRSSDLVYIIIFPQLLCVLFIKGTNTYGAVAGYISGLFLRITGREPYLYLQPLIFYPGYYSDKSGIYNQRFPFKTFSMVTSFLTNICVSYLXYLFKSGTLPPKLDTFDAVVARHSEENMDNTILVRNENIKLDELAPVKPQQSIALSSTFTNKEALLDIDSSPEGSGTEDNLQ